A genomic region of Rhodospirillales bacterium contains the following coding sequences:
- a CDS encoding RNA-directed DNA polymerase, whose protein sequence is MSTLERLKNAKDLSGLATILGFTPKGVSYVLYKLKPDEKYRTFKIPKKTGGERTIQAPEPRLALMQKRLAEHLYECVAEIQHEYPHYWRASHGFQKRKTIVGNAAVHTRRRYVFNVDIEDFFGSINFGRVRGFFISDKTFALEPAVATVIAQIACHENALPQGSPCSPIISNHIGNILDLRLLALARDAHCTYTRYADDLTFSTNLKEFPDEIAVDPGTGRWEEGHRLRKVIEDSGFRLNPIKTRMTLRQSRQSVTGLVVNAKPNIDQDYYRRVRAMCNSLFGTGQYHRVVGGKDEVTSNLNPLEGMLSYVYFVKARRDRSLRVNKRSKNEGEFNPPRAPIELYRKFLFYKHFVSPPLPLIVTEGVSDIVYIECAIRALAKSFPRLAKEEDGKIKRQVNFLRPSDTTRDVLTLGHGASGQANLIGQYTSSLKKYAHQPMAHPVIVLCDNDDGPKKVFKNAKDKCDMAISTSTIDPFYYLGDNLYLVKVPEGAAAHPREIEELFKPEILAYKIGGKPFDRKKEHGDETAYGKVKFAEEVVKPNASTIDFSDFSELLSRIDQCLAHYGTVVAASPVAAAAAS, encoded by the coding sequence TTGAGCACGCTGGAACGACTTAAAAACGCAAAGGATCTGAGTGGTCTCGCAACAATTCTCGGCTTCACCCCGAAGGGCGTGAGCTACGTGCTCTACAAGCTGAAACCTGACGAAAAGTACCGGACTTTCAAAATCCCGAAGAAAACCGGCGGCGAACGCACGATTCAAGCCCCTGAACCGCGTCTCGCACTCATGCAAAAGCGCCTAGCCGAACATCTCTATGAGTGTGTGGCCGAAATCCAGCACGAATATCCGCACTATTGGCGTGCTTCCCATGGCTTTCAGAAGCGGAAAACAATCGTAGGAAATGCCGCTGTCCACACGCGCAGGCGCTACGTTTTCAATGTCGACATCGAAGATTTCTTCGGCAGCATCAATTTTGGTCGGGTACGCGGATTCTTTATCAGTGACAAAACCTTTGCGCTAGAACCAGCCGTCGCTACAGTCATCGCGCAGATTGCCTGCCACGAAAACGCATTGCCGCAAGGAAGCCCGTGTTCACCAATAATTTCAAACCACATCGGCAACATTCTCGATCTTCGATTGTTGGCCCTTGCCAGGGATGCCCATTGCACCTACACGCGCTATGCGGATGACCTGACGTTCTCGACGAACTTGAAGGAGTTTCCGGATGAGATCGCCGTCGATCCCGGAACAGGGCGCTGGGAAGAAGGGCATAGGCTGCGCAAGGTAATCGAAGACAGCGGGTTTAGGCTCAATCCCATCAAAACCCGTATGACTTTGCGACAGTCTCGGCAATCTGTCACAGGCTTGGTGGTCAATGCAAAGCCCAATATTGATCAGGATTACTACCGGCGGGTCAGGGCTATGTGCAACTCGCTTTTCGGAACCGGACAATATCACCGCGTGGTTGGCGGCAAAGACGAAGTTACCAGCAATCTAAACCCGCTTGAAGGCATGCTTTCCTACGTATATTTCGTGAAAGCACGCCGAGACCGGTCGTTGCGAGTCAACAAGCGCTCAAAAAATGAGGGTGAGTTCAATCCGCCGCGCGCGCCGATTGAGCTCTACAGAAAATTCCTCTTCTACAAGCATTTCGTATCGCCCCCACTTCCGCTCATCGTCACGGAAGGGGTCTCCGACATTGTATACATTGAATGTGCAATCCGCGCTTTGGCAAAATCTTTTCCCCGTCTCGCAAAAGAAGAAGACGGAAAGATCAAGAGGCAGGTTAATTTTTTGCGGCCTTCGGATACAACGCGAGACGTCTTAACTCTCGGTCACGGCGCTTCAGGGCAAGCGAATCTAATTGGGCAGTACACGAGTAGTTTGAAGAAATATGCTCACCAGCCCATGGCGCATCCGGTCATTGTCCTTTGCGACAATGACGATGGGCCGAAAAAAGTGTTCAAGAATGCCAAAGATAAATGCGACATGGCGATCAGCACCTCGACAATCGACCCTTTCTACTATCTCGGGGACAATCTATACCTCGTGAAAGTGCCAGAGGGCGCGGCTGCGCACCCGCGCGAGATCGAAGAGCTTTTCAAGCCGGAGATACTGGCCTACAAAATCGGTGGCAAACCGTTTGATCGAAAGAAGGAGCATGGAGATGAAACTGCTTACGGCAAGGTGAAGTTTGCTGAGGAAGTGGTGAAGCCGAACGCCTCCACCATCGATTTCTCGGATTTTAGTGAACTCCTGTCTCGGATAGATCAGTGCTTGGCCCACTACGGTACGGTCGTAGCAGCTTCTCCGGTGGCTGCCGCCGCCGCGTCATAA
- a CDS encoding DUF1738 domain-containing protein, which produces MTKKSAAKTDVYTRVTDKIIADLEQGVRPWMKPWNAEHAAGRITRPLRHNGQPYNGINILMLWSAAVSEGYGAPIWMTFRQAKELGGHIRKGEKGELVVYANTITRTETDAATGEDIDQTIPFMKGYTVFNVDQIEDLPEHYYQLAEPVLDPVERIEHAEQFFAATGADIRHGGNQAFYSVTHDRIQLPPFESFRDAESYYATLAHESTHWTRHPSRLDRDFGRKRWGDEGYAREELVAELGSAFLSADLGLTPEVRDDHSAYIESWLKALKNDKRAIFQAAAHAQRAADYLNGLQPAAETAVA; this is translated from the coding sequence ATGACCAAGAAGAGCGCAGCCAAAACCGACGTCTATACCCGCGTCACCGACAAGATCATCGCCGACTTAGAGCAAGGCGTTCGCCCCTGGATGAAACCCTGGAACGCCGAACATGCCGCCGGGCGCATCACAAGGCCACTCCGGCATAACGGCCAGCCCTATAACGGCATCAATATCCTGATGCTCTGGTCGGCGGCAGTTTCGGAAGGCTACGGCGCCCCGATCTGGATGACCTTCCGGCAGGCCAAAGAGCTCGGCGGCCACATCCGCAAAGGCGAAAAAGGCGAGCTCGTCGTCTATGCCAACACGATCACCCGCACCGAAACCGACGCGGCCACCGGCGAAGACATCGATCAGACCATCCCCTTCATGAAAGGCTACACCGTCTTCAATGTCGATCAGATTGAAGACCTGCCCGAACACTACTACCAGCTCGCCGAGCCGGTTCTCGATCCCGTGGAACGTATCGAACACGCTGAACAGTTCTTCGCCGCGACGGGCGCCGATATCCGGCACGGCGGTAATCAAGCCTTCTACAGCGTGACACACGATCGCATTCAGCTGCCGCCCTTCGAGAGTTTCCGCGACGCCGAGAGCTACTACGCGACCCTGGCGCACGAGAGCACGCACTGGACCCGGCATCCGTCCCGGCTGGACCGTGACTTCGGGCGCAAGCGCTGGGGCGATGAAGGCTACGCCCGCGAAGAGCTCGTCGCCGAGCTGGGGAGCGCCTTCCTGTCGGCCGACCTCGGTCTGACGCCGGAGGTACGCGACGATCACAGCGCCTACATCGAAAGCTGGCTCAAAGCCCTCAAGAACGACAAGCGGGCCATCTTCCAGGCTGCCGCTCACGCGCAGCGGGCTGCGGATTATCTAAATGGCTTGCAGCCTGCAGCGGAAACTGCCGTCGCTTAG
- a CDS encoding DUF429 domain-containing protein, translated as MQIYGIDFTSRPKRSKPITCLACTLEGTHLTANDLTEWRGFDGFEEMLKRPGPWIAGMDFPFGQARRFIETIGWPATWQGYVDHVAQMTRAEFREALDAYRKPRPPGDKEHRRQTDSAAGSISPQKLYGTPVGLMFYEGAPRLRRSEVTIPHLQQGDPERIVVEAYPGVLARQLIGKRSYKQDTKAKQTPEQHQARRDILEKIKDGALLPTHGISVDAPDHLSDDPGADHLDALLCAIQAAWAYTNRHNNYGAPADPDTLEGWIADPIL; from the coding sequence ATGCAAATCTACGGCATTGATTTCACGAGCAGACCCAAACGCAGCAAGCCGATCACCTGCTTGGCCTGCACGCTGGAAGGTACGCACCTCACCGCAAATGACCTGACCGAATGGCGGGGCTTCGACGGCTTCGAAGAGATGCTAAAAAGGCCGGGACCGTGGATTGCCGGGATGGATTTCCCGTTCGGACAGGCAAGACGGTTTATCGAGACGATCGGCTGGCCCGCAACATGGCAAGGCTATGTCGACCACGTCGCCCAGATGACCAGAGCAGAATTCCGCGAAGCGCTCGATGCCTACCGTAAACCACGACCACCAGGCGACAAGGAACACCGCCGCCAGACTGATAGCGCTGCAGGCTCGATCAGCCCGCAAAAACTCTACGGCACACCGGTTGGATTGATGTTCTATGAGGGCGCGCCGCGCCTCCGAAGATCAGAGGTCACCATCCCGCACCTGCAACAAGGCGACCCCGAAAGAATTGTCGTCGAGGCCTATCCGGGCGTATTGGCAAGACAGCTGATCGGCAAACGCAGCTACAAGCAAGACACCAAGGCCAAACAGACCCCCGAGCAACATCAGGCACGAAGAGACATACTCGAAAAAATCAAGGACGGCGCGCTCCTCCCAACACACGGCATCAGCGTCGATGCCCCGGACCACCTGAGCGATGATCCCGGCGCCGACCATCTGGACGCCCTGCTCTGCGCCATCCAGGCCGCCTGGGCCTACACCAACCGCCACAACAACTACGGCGCCCCCGCCGACCCCGACACCCTCGAAGGCTGGATCGCCGACCCCATCCTCTGA
- a CDS encoding sensor histidine kinase has protein sequence MSNVNIKRAVENIRTGTTVYTPLVEVIVNGIQAIEDKEEEKGRIDVVIVRSSQEALDQTIPVVESFTIRDNGVGFTPENRDSFDTLYSDYKIEQGGKGFGRFTCLKYFENLKIQSVYADGSSFFRRNFRMGKGNDIIIDEALESCEAEGTGTTVTLEAIKDGRFTDKGIATIARALTERLLPYFIDDEYSCPTIVVSEKDGGDSITLNEYIDNQISASIKEIQISDSIFHISSSSEERFFSVRLFKFYSPKNQKSKVSLVAHRREVTSATLHSYVPEFVEEFFDKRSDGGENRDRNYVVKAYVFGDYLDENVSLERGGFEFQKESDLMHGISQSDIESRAAAIARDALGDDVVERQEKKRQRFQDYVDQEAPWHKSMLKNIDLSTMPYNPTKEEIEARLQKEKFQQESRVSSKINKLLADGNIDDLKANVTELVSEISETSKNDLTHYIALRRKVLELFGKNLELDPEGKYASEGAVHDIIFPRRKDSDSLDLREHNLWIIDERLNFTNYVSSDKPLSEGISDRPDLLAYDRRVMFRGDNEASNPVTIFEFKKPQRDDFTNPSSGEDPVQQIVRYVNQVREGKYKTPEGRKILVSSNTPFYGYVVCDLTPKVEKWLEIEKDYKPMPDGLGWFRWHDNINLYMEVIGWDKVLRDAEMRNRIFFHKLGIV, from the coding sequence ATGAGCAATGTAAACATCAAACGCGCTGTAGAAAATATTCGAACTGGCACCACAGTCTACACTCCGCTTGTTGAGGTCATTGTCAACGGTATTCAGGCCATAGAGGACAAAGAGGAGGAGAAGGGGCGGATAGATGTCGTTATTGTCCGCTCTTCCCAAGAGGCGTTGGATCAAACGATTCCTGTCGTTGAGAGCTTTACGATCAGAGACAATGGTGTCGGTTTTACCCCAGAGAACCGCGATTCGTTTGATACCCTTTATTCCGACTACAAGATCGAACAAGGTGGAAAAGGCTTTGGGCGCTTCACTTGTTTGAAATACTTTGAAAATCTCAAAATACAAAGCGTCTACGCGGACGGTTCATCATTCTTCCGTCGGAACTTCAGAATGGGTAAAGGCAACGACATCATCATTGATGAAGCCTTGGAAAGTTGTGAAGCGGAAGGCACCGGTACTACCGTTACTCTTGAGGCCATAAAGGATGGCCGCTTCACGGATAAAGGTATAGCGACGATTGCCAGGGCATTGACTGAGCGATTGCTGCCTTATTTCATTGATGACGAGTATAGCTGTCCAACAATCGTGGTTTCGGAAAAAGACGGCGGGGACAGCATCACCCTGAATGAGTATATCGACAATCAAATATCTGCCTCCATCAAAGAAATTCAGATATCGGACAGCATCTTTCACATCTCCTCAAGCAGCGAAGAACGGTTCTTTTCTGTACGCCTGTTCAAATTCTACTCACCCAAGAACCAAAAAAGCAAGGTCAGCCTAGTGGCTCACAGGCGGGAAGTCACAAGCGCGACGTTACATAGCTATGTGCCGGAGTTCGTTGAAGAGTTTTTCGATAAACGTAGTGATGGCGGCGAGAATAGAGACCGCAATTACGTTGTGAAGGCATATGTTTTTGGTGATTATCTAGACGAAAATGTTTCGCTTGAGCGTGGCGGCTTTGAGTTTCAGAAGGAAAGCGATCTCATGCACGGCATTTCGCAAAGTGATATTGAAAGCCGAGCAGCAGCAATTGCGCGTGACGCGCTTGGTGATGACGTAGTTGAGCGGCAAGAAAAGAAGCGCCAACGCTTTCAGGATTATGTTGATCAAGAAGCGCCTTGGCACAAGAGCATGCTTAAGAATATTGATCTTTCAACGATGCCCTATAACCCGACCAAAGAAGAGATCGAGGCGCGGTTGCAGAAGGAGAAGTTCCAACAAGAGAGCCGAGTATCCAGCAAGATCAACAAGCTTCTAGCGGATGGCAATATCGATGATCTTAAGGCCAATGTTACAGAATTGGTTAGCGAGATATCTGAAACCAGCAAAAATGATTTGACTCACTATATCGCCCTTCGGCGAAAAGTCTTGGAGTTGTTTGGCAAGAATCTGGAATTGGACCCCGAGGGAAAATACGCATCGGAAGGTGCGGTACACGACATAATCTTCCCGCGCCGCAAGGACTCGGATAGCTTGGACCTCAGGGAACACAATTTATGGATCATTGATGAGCGCTTGAACTTTACCAACTATGTGTCTTCAGACAAACCCCTCAGTGAAGGGATCTCGGATAGACCAGACCTGCTTGCTTATGATCGGCGGGTTATGTTCCGGGGGGACAACGAAGCCAGCAATCCCGTCACCATATTCGAGTTCAAGAAACCGCAGCGAGATGACTTTACTAACCCATCTTCCGGTGAAGACCCCGTTCAGCAAATTGTTCGCTATGTGAACCAGGTGCGCGAAGGAAAGTACAAAACGCCTGAGGGGCGGAAAATTCTCGTGTCATCAAATACGCCGTTCTATGGCTATGTCGTATGCGATTTGACGCCAAAAGTTGAAAAATGGTTGGAGATCGAAAAGGACTACAAACCCATGCCGGATGGGTTGGGATGGTTCAGGTGGCATGACAACATTAATCTCTACATGGAGGTCATCGGCTGGGACAAAGTCCTGCGCGATGCAGAAATGCGGAACCGCATATTTTTTCACAAGCTTGGGATTGTCTAA
- a CDS encoding DUF2156 domain-containing protein, protein MTRTNLIAKTRFDAALEPVTTETLPRLQSLLSATARQDPFQRSAAYYAMTGRKGLWLYGNGDAAMVIAVHPNKDGTILLFPPFGKDPASLMEQALSDPALPSGRKEIARLGGDDAYLALRLQAFGASAPQREDLLDWTYPVHIVSTNKVIERQGGEFNGFRGHINRALRAGLTAAPFDLARHTADVLDIVRTWARDGKKDGYSFKDLTTPTMQVITLMQDGNLQLGGTVIFEDDRPVGFWFWDESDKNTATAMSLVRVSIGRNGAAEFGALKMCELLRQRGFTHICLGGSETASLDSFKRKLCPVRSIALSTAHYPAQRHN, encoded by the coding sequence ATGACAAGAACAAACCTGATCGCGAAGACCCGCTTTGACGCCGCGCTGGAGCCGGTAACGACGGAAACCCTCCCCCGCCTTCAAAGCCTGCTGAGCGCCACCGCGCGGCAAGACCCGTTTCAGCGCTCGGCCGCTTACTACGCGATGACCGGCCGCAAAGGACTCTGGCTTTACGGTAACGGCGATGCAGCGATGGTGATCGCCGTTCATCCTAACAAGGACGGTACGATCTTGCTGTTTCCTCCGTTTGGGAAGGACCCAGCCAGTTTAATGGAACAGGCCCTCTCCGATCCGGCGCTACCATCAGGACGCAAAGAAATCGCCCGCCTCGGCGGCGACGATGCCTATCTCGCTCTCCGTCTGCAGGCATTCGGGGCAAGTGCGCCGCAGAGAGAAGACCTCCTCGACTGGACCTATCCGGTCCATATCGTTTCCACCAATAAGGTCATCGAGCGCCAAGGCGGTGAGTTCAACGGCTTTCGCGGTCATATCAACCGCGCGCTGCGCGCCGGGCTGACAGCCGCGCCGTTCGACCTTGCCCGCCATACCGCTGACGTGCTCGATATCGTCAGGACCTGGGCACGGGACGGCAAGAAGGACGGGTACTCCTTCAAGGACCTGACCACGCCGACAATGCAGGTCATCACGCTGATGCAAGATGGCAATCTGCAACTCGGCGGCACTGTGATCTTTGAAGACGATCGCCCCGTCGGCTTTTGGTTCTGGGACGAATCCGACAAGAACACGGCAACGGCAATGTCGCTGGTCCGCGTGTCCATCGGCCGCAACGGTGCCGCCGAGTTCGGCGCGCTCAAGATGTGCGAACTGCTCCGGCAGCGCGGTTTCACGCACATCTGTCTCGGCGGTTCAGAAACCGCCAGCCTCGATAGTTTCAAACGCAAACTCTGCCCGGTCCGCTCGATTGCCTTGAGCACGGCTCATTATCCGGCACAAAGGCACAACTGA
- a CDS encoding restriction endonuclease subunit S: protein MREGWKLVRLGDVCDFSRGLTYKKNDEVEFSSNVVLRANNISLDTGVLNFDELKYIRDDIDIPENKKLQSGSLLICTASGSKKHLGKIAFIDSKYDYAFGGFMGLLKPTKQVHAKYLYWVTVSNSYSNFIAGLSDGANINNLKFSQLSEFTFPLPPLGEQKRITAILDEAFEGIATATANAKKNLANARELFSSYLNSVFVENGKSWVEKTLGSVCGNLDSKRIPITKSKRKRGDIPYYGASGVVDHVADHIFDEELLLVSEDGANLLARTYPIAFSIRGKTWVNNHAHVLRFSDLRSQRFIEYYLNSISLEPYVSGMAQPKLNQKSLNSIIVPFPEVGEQGVTVDKLDEISAESRRLEAIYQQKLAALAELRQSLLQKAFAGELTAKVETAIKEEAYA, encoded by the coding sequence ATGAGGGAGGGGTGGAAGCTAGTGCGGCTTGGTGACGTGTGTGATTTTTCACGTGGCCTGACATACAAGAAGAATGACGAGGTCGAATTTTCATCCAATGTTGTACTTCGGGCGAACAATATTTCTCTGGATACCGGGGTCCTCAACTTTGATGAGTTGAAATATATTCGGGACGACATTGATATTCCAGAAAACAAAAAATTGCAGAGCGGCTCCCTACTAATATGTACCGCGAGTGGAAGCAAAAAGCATTTGGGAAAAATAGCTTTTATCGATAGTAAGTATGATTATGCCTTTGGCGGCTTCATGGGGCTTCTGAAGCCAACAAAACAAGTCCATGCGAAGTACCTCTATTGGGTTACGGTTTCGAATTCCTACTCTAATTTCATCGCTGGCCTTTCGGATGGGGCAAATATCAATAACCTAAAATTTAGTCAGCTAAGCGAATTTACCTTCCCCCTGCCGCCCTTGGGGGAACAAAAACGCATAACCGCAATTCTTGACGAAGCCTTTGAAGGAATCGCGACGGCGACCGCTAATGCCAAAAAGAACCTCGCTAATGCTCGCGAGCTGTTTTCGAGTTATTTAAATTCTGTATTTGTCGAGAACGGTAAGAGTTGGGTGGAAAAGACGTTGGGCTCAGTTTGTGGCAACCTTGATAGCAAGCGTATCCCAATTACCAAGTCAAAAAGGAAGCGTGGTGACATTCCTTACTATGGAGCTTCCGGGGTCGTGGACCATGTGGCAGACCATATATTTGACGAAGAACTACTGCTCGTCTCAGAAGATGGCGCAAATCTCCTCGCTCGCACTTATCCGATCGCTTTTTCTATTCGAGGAAAGACGTGGGTTAACAACCATGCTCATGTGCTTCGGTTTTCTGACCTTCGGTCTCAAAGATTTATCGAATACTATTTGAATTCGATATCTTTAGAGCCCTACGTCAGTGGCATGGCTCAGCCAAAGCTTAATCAGAAATCCCTGAATTCGATCATAGTTCCTTTCCCAGAAGTCGGGGAGCAGGGCGTTACTGTCGATAAGCTCGATGAGATTTCTGCGGAATCCAGAAGACTTGAGGCTATTTACCAACAAAAACTAGCCGCACTTGCCGAACTAAGACAATCGCTTCTGCAAAAAGCCTTTGCGGGAGAATTAACAGCGAAGGTGGAAACAGCGATCAAGGAAGAGGCCTACGCATGA
- a CDS encoding DEAD/DEAH box helicase family protein: MNEAETRAELIDPSLKEAGWGVVDSSRVRREVITLGRLQGAGKRAKQDIADYVLFYRGQKLAVIEAKRRDLPDTEGVGQAKKYAAMLQTRFTYSTNGVGIYEIDMHTGAERYVERFPTPEELWSQTFAEKSEWRERFGDVPFEDKGGQWQARYYQHNAINKALEAVASGQDRILLTLATGTGKTFIAFQLAWKLFHSRWNISREPTRRPRILFLADRNILADQAYNSFSAFPEDALVRIDPASIRKKGRVPKNGSIFFTIFQTFMTGRDAEGNPAPSFGEYPPDFFDFIVIDECHRGGANDESNWRGILEYFSPAVQLGLTATPKRKGNVDTYAYFGEPVYIYSLKEGINDGFLTPFKVKQIATTLDDYVYTSDDQLIEGEIEEGKRYTEDDFNRVIEIKEREKYRVKLFMDAIDQSQKSLVFCATQEHALAVRDLINQMKSSQDPNYCVRVTANDGEIGEQFLRTFQDNEKTIPTILTTSQKLSTGVDARNVRNIILMRPVNSMIEFKQIVGRGTRLFDGKDYFTIYDFVKAYEHFNDPEWDGEPVEPEPCERCGRYPCICVREPPGPCPVCGNAPCTCEKPGPEPCAVCGEFPCVCKKKVKAKIKLADGKERMIQHMMATTFWSPDGKPMSAAEFIERLFGELPELFKDEDELRALWSNPDTRKALLESLSEKGYGEDQLAEIRRMIDAENSDLYDVLAYIAFALAPITRAERVDTRRARILASYDEKLQAFLDFVLAQYVKEGVTELDQEKLPDLLELRYHAISDAAQELGGVAKIREAFVGFQKTLYEA; this comes from the coding sequence ATGAACGAAGCCGAAACCCGCGCTGAACTGATTGACCCCTCCCTGAAAGAAGCGGGCTGGGGCGTCGTCGACAGCAGCCGGGTGCGGCGCGAGGTCATTACGCTTGGACGGCTTCAGGGTGCCGGAAAGCGCGCCAAGCAAGACATTGCTGATTATGTGCTGTTCTATCGCGGTCAGAAGCTTGCCGTGATCGAGGCGAAGCGGCGTGATTTGCCAGATACCGAAGGTGTGGGGCAAGCCAAGAAGTATGCTGCGATGCTCCAGACTCGTTTCACGTACTCGACGAACGGCGTAGGCATTTACGAGATCGACATGCATACGGGTGCGGAGCGGTATGTCGAGCGCTTCCCGACGCCGGAAGAGCTATGGTCTCAGACCTTCGCGGAAAAGAGCGAATGGCGCGAGCGGTTCGGCGACGTGCCTTTCGAGGACAAGGGCGGCCAGTGGCAGGCGCGCTATTACCAGCACAACGCCATCAACAAAGCGCTGGAGGCAGTCGCCTCTGGGCAAGATCGTATCCTGCTGACCCTTGCGACTGGGACGGGTAAGACATTCATTGCGTTCCAGCTGGCGTGGAAGCTGTTTCATAGTCGCTGGAATATCAGCCGCGAACCGACGCGCCGCCCGCGCATTCTGTTCCTTGCAGATCGAAATATTCTGGCTGACCAGGCGTACAACTCGTTTTCCGCTTTTCCTGAAGATGCACTGGTGCGGATTGATCCGGCGAGCATTCGCAAGAAGGGGCGCGTGCCGAAAAACGGCAGCATCTTCTTCACGATCTTTCAGACGTTCATGACGGGCCGCGATGCCGAGGGCAATCCGGCGCCGAGCTTTGGCGAGTACCCGCCAGACTTCTTCGATTTCATTGTCATCGATGAGTGCCACCGTGGCGGGGCCAATGATGAAAGCAACTGGCGGGGGATTCTGGAGTATTTCTCTCCAGCAGTGCAGCTCGGTCTGACCGCGACGCCCAAGCGTAAGGGCAACGTTGATACCTATGCTTATTTCGGGGAGCCGGTTTACATCTACTCCCTCAAAGAGGGGATCAATGACGGCTTTCTCACCCCGTTCAAGGTGAAGCAGATCGCCACGACACTGGATGACTATGTCTACACATCCGACGATCAGTTGATTGAAGGGGAGATCGAGGAAGGGAAGCGCTACACCGAAGACGATTTCAACCGCGTCATTGAGATCAAGGAGCGTGAGAAGTATCGCGTGAAGCTCTTCATGGATGCGATTGATCAGAGCCAGAAGTCGCTAGTGTTCTGCGCGACGCAGGAGCATGCGCTTGCCGTCCGAGACCTCATCAATCAGATGAAATCCAGCCAGGACCCGAACTACTGCGTCCGGGTGACCGCCAACGATGGCGAGATCGGTGAGCAGTTTCTGCGGACATTCCAGGACAACGAGAAGACGATCCCGACCATATTGACCACATCGCAGAAGCTCTCGACAGGAGTGGATGCGCGCAACGTACGTAACATCATCCTGATGCGCCCTGTGAATTCGATGATCGAGTTCAAGCAGATTGTGGGGCGGGGAACGCGATTATTCGACGGCAAGGACTATTTCACGATCTATGACTTCGTGAAGGCCTATGAGCACTTCAACGATCCCGAGTGGGATGGCGAGCCCGTCGAGCCAGAACCATGCGAGCGTTGTGGGCGCTATCCCTGTATCTGCGTCCGGGAGCCTCCAGGCCCTTGCCCTGTTTGTGGCAATGCGCCATGCACCTGTGAAAAGCCGGGGCCGGAGCCTTGCGCGGTCTGCGGCGAGTTTCCCTGTGTTTGCAAGAAGAAGGTCAAGGCGAAGATCAAACTCGCAGATGGCAAGGAACGCATGATCCAGCACATGATGGCCACGACCTTCTGGAGCCCGGACGGTAAGCCGATGTCCGCAGCCGAATTCATCGAGCGCTTGTTCGGTGAGCTACCGGAGCTCTTCAAAGATGAGGACGAGTTGCGTGCGCTATGGAGCAATCCGGACACCAGAAAGGCGCTATTGGAAAGCTTGAGCGAGAAGGGATACGGCGAAGATCAGCTCGCAGAAATCCGCCGGATGATCGATGCGGAAAACAGCGACCTCTATGACGTGCTGGCATACATTGCTTTCGCGCTTGCGCCGATTACGCGGGCGGAACGCGTCGATACCCGCCGTGCACGGATATTGGCATCCTATGACGAGAAACTGCAGGCGTTTTTGGATTTTGTGCTGGCGCAGTACGTCAAAGAAGGCGTTACCGAACTGGATCAGGAAAAGCTACCGGATCTCTTGGAGCTGCGGTATCACGCGATCAGCGATGCGGCTCAAGAGCTTGGGGGCGTAGCAAAAATCAGGGAAGCATTTGTAGGATTCCAAAAAACACTTTACGAGGCGTGA